The proteins below come from a single uncultured delta proteobacterium genomic window:
- the tiaE gene encoding 2-oxo-carboxylic acid reductase (glyoxalate reductase) (2-ketoaldonate reductase) (Evidence 2a : Function of homologous gene experimentally demonstrated in an other organism; PubMedId : 11237876, 15801772, 9298646, 9811658; Product type e : enzyme) has translation MKKNIVLCHPLPDDLLARLQSVFSVAYFPDGITERTAAPFEAALAEAEGLVVSAIPRIPVTRELLAKAPKPRSVATVSVGYDHCDVPALTERGITLTNTPAVLTETTADTVFALILAAARRVVELGSMVREGRWTANITPEHYGINVHHKTIGIIGFGRIGQAVARRALGFGMRVVYTGPSRKTEAEQQYNAEYMPLDELLAAADFVCLTLQPSEKTRNLISREKIALMRPSAVLINISRGFVVDEDALAEALRDKKIHAAGLDVFVTEPLPATSPLRQLDNVVLLPHIGSATGETRYAMMACAVDNIIAALNGTLKENCVNRELLDA, from the coding sequence ATGAAAAAGAACATTGTCCTCTGCCACCCCCTGCCGGACGATTTGCTGGCCCGGCTCCAATCCGTCTTCTCCGTCGCCTATTTCCCGGACGGCATAACGGAGCGCACCGCCGCGCCGTTTGAAGCCGCCCTGGCCGAAGCCGAGGGCCTTGTCGTTTCCGCTATCCCCAGAATCCCGGTCACCAGGGAACTGCTGGCAAAAGCGCCGAAACCGCGGTCCGTGGCCACGGTTTCCGTGGGGTACGACCATTGCGACGTTCCCGCGCTTACGGAAAGGGGGATAACCCTGACAAACACCCCGGCCGTGCTGACGGAAACGACGGCGGACACGGTTTTCGCTCTGATTCTCGCCGCCGCGAGGCGGGTTGTGGAACTCGGGAGCATGGTCAGGGAAGGCCGGTGGACGGCCAACATCACGCCGGAACACTATGGCATCAACGTCCACCATAAAACCATCGGCATCATCGGGTTCGGCCGCATCGGGCAGGCCGTGGCCAGGCGCGCCCTGGGGTTCGGCATGCGGGTCGTCTATACCGGCCCGTCCCGCAAAACGGAAGCTGAGCAGCAATACAACGCCGAATATATGCCCCTCGACGAACTGCTGGCGGCAGCCGATTTCGTCTGCCTTACGCTGCAACCTTCCGAAAAAACGCGCAACCTGATTTCCAGGGAAAAGATCGCCCTGATGCGGCCGTCCGCCGTCCTGATAAACATTTCGCGCGGCTTTGTCGTGGACGAGGACGCCCTGGCCGAAGCCCTGCGTGATAAAAAAATTCACGCGGCCGGGCTGGACGTGTTCGTCACCGAGCCGTTGCCCGCGACCTCCCCCCTGCGGCAGTTGGACAACGTGGTGCTGCTGCCCCATATCGGCTCGGCCACGGGGGAAACCCGTTACGCCATGATGGCCTGCGCCGTGGATAACATCATCGCCGCCCTTAACGGCACCCTAAAAGAGAATTGCGTGAACAGGGAACTGCTGGACGCCTGA
- a CDS encoding conserved membrane hypothetical protein (Evidence 4 : Homologs of previously reported genes of unknown function) gives MAFSLAAYMILGLAAFTSGIAKTGVPGLAILGVVLVPLVIPAKLSTGYVLPFLIFADVLAVIYWRKAAVWRHIIAVLPSMFLGIVIGYLLMDRIDDAVYGKVLGAIVVFILSLDWARRRFELSFPVDSRLFAWSMGFLAGLMTMLANAAGPVMMIYLLAMNISKEEFVGTNAWLYFIVNLSKVPFSISLGLITPDSFLVNAFMLPCVIAGGAAGVLIMRAIPDKTFTALMRFLAFAGGVKLFF, from the coding sequence ATGGCGTTTTCCCTTGCAGCCTATATGATTCTGGGCCTGGCCGCCTTTACCTCGGGCATAGCCAAAACCGGGGTTCCGGGGCTGGCCATCCTGGGCGTTGTCCTCGTGCCGCTGGTCATCCCCGCGAAACTGTCCACGGGCTACGTGCTGCCGTTTCTCATCTTCGCGGACGTCCTGGCCGTCATCTACTGGCGCAAAGCCGCCGTCTGGCGGCATATCATCGCGGTTCTGCCTTCCATGTTCCTCGGCATCGTCATCGGCTACCTGCTCATGGACCGCATCGATGATGCCGTGTACGGCAAAGTTCTCGGCGCCATTGTCGTCTTCATTCTCAGCCTTGACTGGGCGCGCAGGCGCTTCGAACTTTCCTTCCCGGTGGACAGCCGCCTGTTCGCCTGGTCCATGGGATTTCTCGCCGGGCTTATGACCATGCTGGCCAACGCGGCCGGGCCGGTCATGATGATATACCTCCTGGCCATGAACATCTCCAAGGAGGAGTTCGTCGGTACCAACGCCTGGCTGTACTTTATCGTCAATCTGAGCAAGGTCCCGTTCAGCATCAGCCTGGGCCTGATTACGCCGGACTCGTTCTTGGTGAACGCCTTCATGCTCCCCTGCGTCATCGCCGGGGGCGCCGCCGGCGTGCTCATCATGCGCGCCATCCCTGACAAAACCTTCACCGCGCTCATGCGGTTTCTGGCGTTCGCGGGCGGGGTCAAACTGTTTTTCTAG
- a CDS encoding hypothetical protein (Evidence 5 : No homology to any previously reported sequences): protein MEYADGALPYDSRVTEMQSNEFCNVSTCPDEGAVGFSGLLFHRAFIGFADPVCLGRFCNLRARGRFSAGIKSALFP from the coding sequence ATGGAATACGCTGATGGCGCTTTGCCATACGACAGCCGCGTAACGGAGATGCAATCGAATGAGTTCTGCAACGTCTCAACCTGCCCGGACGAAGGTGCCGTTGGGTTTTCTGGGCTACTTTTCCATCGTGCTTTTATTGGTTTTGCTGATCCCGTTTGCCTGGGCCGCTTTTGCAACCTTCGCGCACGGGGACGATTTTCAGCGGGCATTAAAAGCGCACTTTTTCCTTGA
- a CDS encoding Dolichyl-phosphate beta-D-mannosyltransferase — MSTYAVIVPTLNEAGNVSELVRRLENVLAGLDWEVIFVDDDSTDGTLEELQQLAQAKKHVRYLRRIMRKGLASACVEGMLSSSAQYLAVMDADLQHDETKLSAIFQALASGEANVVVASRYTGDGGTGEWDQRRVGLSKLATRLATYFLRVPCSDPMSGFFAIDRKIMEASVARIKSEGFKILFDILSIPGLPIRIQEVPYTFSTRQLGDSKLRYNVMVDFLWLLAAKAFGRIVYTEFVLFCFVGLSGVLVHLATVSALYKLLGFSFLISQSVATYTAMTTNYFLNNTLTFKERKLKGFPFVTGYVKFLLACSLGAFINIAVADYLVSLGLYWLFAALIGTVLSAIFNFFLAKFTIWRNG; from the coding sequence ATGTCCACATATGCCGTTATTGTTCCCACCCTTAATGAAGCCGGAAACGTTTCCGAACTCGTCAGACGGCTGGAAAACGTGCTGGCCGGTCTGGACTGGGAAGTCATTTTCGTCGACGACGATTCGACGGACGGGACATTGGAGGAATTGCAACAGCTGGCCCAAGCCAAAAAACACGTGCGCTACCTCCGCCGCATCATGCGTAAAGGCCTCGCCTCCGCCTGCGTGGAGGGCATGCTCTCATCCTCGGCGCAATATCTGGCGGTGATGGATGCGGACCTGCAACACGACGAAACAAAACTCAGCGCAATATTCCAGGCCCTTGCATCGGGAGAAGCCAACGTTGTCGTGGCGAGCAGATATACGGGCGACGGAGGCACCGGCGAATGGGATCAGCGCCGCGTGGGCCTCAGCAAACTGGCGACCCGCCTTGCCACATACTTCCTGCGGGTTCCCTGCTCCGATCCCATGAGCGGCTTTTTCGCCATTGACCGCAAGATCATGGAAGCCTCCGTCGCAAGAATCAAATCGGAAGGATTTAAAATTCTTTTTGATATCCTCAGCATTCCCGGTCTGCCGATACGGATACAAGAGGTTCCCTACACCTTTTCCACACGCCAGCTTGGCGACAGCAAACTCCGCTACAACGTCATGGTTGATTTTCTGTGGCTGCTGGCCGCGAAAGCGTTTGGCCGCATCGTCTATACGGAATTCGTCCTGTTCTGCTTTGTGGGCCTCAGCGGCGTTCTCGTCCACCTGGCCACGGTGTCGGCATTGTACAAACTGCTCGGATTTTCCTTCCTGATAAGCCAGAGCGTCGCCACATACACCGCCATGACGACAAACTACTTCCTGAACAATACCCTCACGTTCAAGGAAAGGAAGCTCAAGGGGTTCCCGTTTGTCACAGGGTATGTAAAGTTTCTGCTCGCCTGCAGCCTCGGCGCCTTCATCAATATCGCCGTTGCCGACTACCTTGTCTCGCTGGGGCTGTATTGGCTTTTTGCCGCCCTGATCGGCACGGTGCTCAGCGCCATATTCAACTTCTTCCTTGCCAAGTTTACCATTTGGCGAAACGGGTAA
- a CDS encoding membrane hypothetical protein (Evidence 5 : No homology to any previously reported sequences), with the protein MLARGHPDPWEKRAVLFLASQNVSLFGSSVTGLAIIWHVTLQTASGSWMTCIVLASMLPQVAISPLAGVWADRYNRKYLIMAADGGIAGATLLLALVYLAGYESLELLLGIAAVRSVGAGIQAPAVNAVVPQLVPVASLTRFNGINQSLNAAMQLLALFFSCQASTTSNALTLSGMSLLFRKRIETAASFMEQKVLRKTKVLFFFCVLLVCCCCFLPRSK; encoded by the coding sequence ATGCTTGCCCGCGGCCATCCCGACCCGTGGGAAAAACGGGCCGTTCTCTTTCTCGCCAGCCAGAACGTTTCGCTTTTCGGCTCTTCCGTCACGGGCCTCGCCATCATCTGGCACGTGACGTTGCAGACCGCATCCGGGAGCTGGATGACCTGTATCGTCCTGGCCTCCATGCTGCCCCAGGTCGCTATTTCCCCGCTGGCCGGGGTCTGGGCGGACAGGTACAACCGGAAATATCTTATCATGGCCGCGGACGGAGGCATTGCCGGGGCCACGCTCCTCCTCGCGCTCGTGTACCTGGCCGGGTACGAAAGCCTGGAGCTTCTGCTGGGCATAGCCGCCGTCCGCTCGGTGGGGGCCGGCATCCAGGCGCCCGCGGTGAACGCGGTTGTCCCGCAGCTGGTGCCGGTCGCCAGCCTGACCCGGTTCAACGGCATCAACCAGTCGCTGAACGCCGCGATGCAGCTTCTCGCGCTGTTTTTCTCCTGTCAGGCATCCACAACAAGCAATGCGCTTACGCTGAGCGGCATGTCTCTTCTTTTCCGGAAACGGATTGAGACTGCTGCTTCTTTCATGGAGCAGAAAGTTCTCCGTAAAACCAAGGTTCTGTTTTTTTTCTGCGTCTTGCTGGTGTGTTGCTGTTGTTTCTTGCCGCGATCAAAATAA
- a CDS encoding conserved hypothetical protein (Evidence 4 : Homologs of previously reported genes of unknown function), translating to MFISITRHLMKENSMNTKISIVKILEKTLNYVDARLVNHGKRVAYLVYRVLKKQKKSDDYILKSVMLALLHDIGAYKTEEINGMLQFETENVWEHSVYGYLFIKYFTPLRELAPAILFHHAPCADLASIPSPYRDPAQLIHIADRFDVLSQTSDYDSAAIRRHFEQRENVQFFPEMLDTFFMDGWETALDAMRTDDSFEEFLYRDRFSDVETQAYLRMIVLAVDFRSPQTVTHTITSSWMGKGLAECLGFAEEDVIHIFVSVLMHDLGKVGIPLDILEKTGPLDEMEMETMRQHVTITEEILSGNVDDKLLRLALRHHEKLDGSGYPKNLTACDLTQGERLIAVADILSALCAKRSYKDAFPREKTMGILRDMCAQGTIDCDITAAALENYDWLMKNIIKANAPVIAAYRLIRSEYEKLLFLARSGIFPSEVLSPQIRPRQATVLSALDNMTRNAFAVLPHESSYPVPLREENPSFLRSAGD from the coding sequence ATGTTCATTTCCATAACGCGCCATCTCATGAAAGAGAACAGCATGAACACAAAAATATCAATAGTCAAAATCCTTGAAAAAACGTTGAATTATGTTGACGCACGCCTCGTTAACCATGGAAAGCGCGTCGCGTATCTCGTCTACCGGGTATTGAAAAAGCAGAAAAAAAGTGACGACTACATTTTGAAATCCGTTATGTTGGCGCTCCTGCACGATATCGGCGCGTATAAAACGGAAGAAATCAACGGGATGCTGCAGTTTGAAACGGAAAACGTTTGGGAACATTCCGTTTACGGGTATCTTTTCATCAAATATTTCACACCTCTTCGAGAACTGGCTCCGGCAATTCTTTTCCACCATGCCCCTTGCGCCGACCTTGCTTCCATCCCTTCCCCATACCGCGATCCGGCGCAATTGATCCACATAGCCGACCGGTTCGACGTGCTGTCTCAGACTTCCGATTACGACAGCGCCGCTATCCGACGCCATTTTGAGCAGCGCGAAAACGTCCAGTTTTTCCCTGAAATGCTGGATACGTTTTTTATGGACGGGTGGGAAACGGCCCTTGATGCCATGCGCACAGACGATTCCTTTGAGGAATTCCTCTACCGAGACCGTTTTTCGGACGTGGAAACGCAGGCCTATCTTCGCATGATCGTTTTGGCCGTTGACTTCCGCAGCCCGCAAACGGTGACCCACACCATCACGTCCAGCTGGATGGGCAAAGGCCTTGCGGAATGCCTCGGGTTCGCGGAAGAGGACGTCATCCATATCTTTGTCAGCGTATTGATGCACGACCTCGGCAAAGTGGGTATCCCGCTCGATATTCTGGAAAAAACCGGCCCGCTGGACGAGATGGAAATGGAGACCATGCGGCAGCATGTGACCATTACGGAAGAAATATTGAGCGGGAACGTGGATGACAAGCTATTGCGGCTGGCCTTGCGCCACCACGAGAAACTCGACGGATCGGGATACCCGAAAAACCTCACCGCGTGTGACCTGACGCAAGGCGAACGCCTGATCGCGGTCGCGGATATCCTGAGCGCCCTGTGCGCGAAACGTTCCTACAAGGACGCCTTCCCAAGGGAAAAAACCATGGGCATACTGCGGGATATGTGCGCGCAGGGAACGATAGACTGCGATATCACCGCGGCGGCGCTGGAAAACTATGACTGGCTGATGAAAAACATCATCAAGGCCAATGCCCCGGTGATCGCGGCATACAGGCTTATCAGAAGTGAATATGAGAAACTGCTGTTCCTCGCGAGGAGCGGAATTTTTCCCAGCGAAGTCCTGTCCCCCCAGATACGCCCCCGGCAGGCCACGGTCCTGTCCGCGCTGGACAACATGACGCGCAACGCGTTTGCCGTGTTGCCCCATGAGTCGTCTTACCCCGTTCCGCTGCGGGAAGAAAACCCATCCTTTCTCCGCTCCGCGGGCGATTAG
- a CDS encoding membrane hypothetical protein (Evidence 5 : No homology to any previously reported sequences), producing the protein MPLPQQFPVAVTDTRTLAVFLGCCFGLLLGLFCFLGYFAFPIADDHSFALALERIGSFGLFTEMYFKAAGRYTANLLYSVTGVLVANPGWYHAIALFQISCLVAAIRALVSACHAGSRGSAWLITLCLSAAFIATLPSPSQGLYWLPGTIVYFVSFNALFALGAVMGIAAFTPSRLRKWHGAAGFILVIVIMGVNEITACVTEFFLLAAWVCALRRKHPATRFFGCLFLVGTIGILVSLSAPGNFNRLDEIDELVDRGWKWGFLLNSLGGAFEGYKWLVHGAVLPAIAVSTLYFIPRWVPDGHGLTLPRRLALVLALGCMLFFGEFLFVYISTKRAPYARIVNAIYDGTFVYALAAAAFLMQDILRLRTWLALRFGTRKVLAVAAALAVLFMALQPTVTAAVRNTVNGEFAAYRKVWLERLALIPPKPEGRDIVLALPPLRSRPFPLIFRDLEEQQAKHQWVKSVFAEYHGLKDVRIVREKADQPGK; encoded by the coding sequence ATGCCGCTCCCCCAACAATTTCCCGTGGCCGTGACCGATACGCGCACTCTGGCGGTCTTCCTCGGATGCTGCTTCGGCCTGCTTCTCGGGCTGTTTTGCTTTCTCGGCTATTTCGCCTTTCCCATCGCCGACGACCACAGCTTCGCCCTGGCTCTGGAAAGAATAGGGTCATTCGGTCTTTTCACGGAAATGTATTTCAAGGCCGCCGGGCGCTACACGGCAAACCTGCTGTACAGCGTCACCGGCGTGCTGGTTGCCAACCCGGGCTGGTACCACGCCATCGCCCTTTTCCAGATTTCCTGCCTTGTGGCCGCCATCCGCGCGCTTGTGTCCGCCTGCCATGCCGGAAGCCGGGGAAGCGCCTGGCTTATCACCCTCTGCCTGAGCGCCGCGTTTATCGCCACGCTGCCGTCCCCGAGCCAGGGGCTTTACTGGCTGCCCGGCACCATCGTCTATTTTGTTTCCTTCAACGCGCTGTTCGCCCTCGGGGCGGTGATGGGCATCGCCGCGTTTACCCCCTCCCGGCTGCGGAAATGGCACGGCGCCGCCGGTTTTATCTTGGTCATCGTCATCATGGGAGTCAACGAGATCACGGCCTGCGTCACCGAGTTTTTCCTCCTTGCCGCCTGGGTGTGCGCCCTGCGCCGCAAGCACCCCGCAACCCGTTTTTTCGGCTGCCTCTTTCTCGTCGGGACGATCGGCATTCTTGTATCCCTCTCGGCGCCGGGCAACTTCAACCGCCTGGACGAGATAGACGAACTCGTCGACAGGGGCTGGAAATGGGGTTTTCTTCTCAATTCCCTGGGCGGGGCCTTTGAGGGGTACAAATGGCTTGTCCATGGCGCGGTTCTTCCCGCGATTGCCGTCAGCACCCTGTACTTCATCCCCCGCTGGGTTCCGGACGGCCACGGCCTTACGCTCCCCCGGCGCCTGGCGCTGGTTCTGGCGCTCGGCTGCATGCTTTTTTTCGGCGAATTCCTTTTTGTCTACATCAGCACCAAACGGGCCCCATATGCCCGGATAGTGAACGCCATCTATGACGGAACCTTCGTTTACGCGCTGGCGGCCGCGGCTTTCCTGATGCAGGACATTCTGCGCCTCAGAACCTGGCTGGCCCTGCGGTTCGGCACCCGGAAGGTTCTTGCCGTTGCCGCTGCCCTTGCCGTTCTGTTCATGGCCCTGCAACCGACGGTTACCGCCGCCGTGCGCAACACCGTTAACGGAGAATTCGCCGCGTACAGGAAGGTCTGGCTTGAGCGCCTGGCGCTCATCCCCCCCAAACCCGAAGGCCGGGACATCGTCCTGGCGCTTCCGCCGTTACGTTCCCGGCCGTTCCCCCTCATCTTCCGCGATCTGGAAGAGCAGCAGGCCAAACACCAATGGGTCAAGTCCGTGTTCGCCGAGTATCACGGCCTGAAAGATGTACGCATCGTGCGCGAGAAAGCGGATCAGCCCGGCAAATAG
- a CDS encoding membrane hypothetical protein (Evidence 5 : No homology to any previously reported sequences), whose amino-acid sequence MSSATSQPARTKVPLGFLGYFSIVLLLVLLIPFAWAAFATFAHGDDFQRALKAHFFLDPFGGFHELFRAWWKWSGRYAHHFFVVFFGDAATNRFTYTPFTLGYFLFLWYGCYGLFKEIGAPGLKGQSVLYATFATLLIVCGADNDLWTHYLITNQLGVGIGLTLCIYYTWSLCMLWNAETITRKIRYFCFVSGILAAGCYEYATVLVVLLSGVALALAYIYKHKHLRFFRLLFCVAVVCFLVAYLARGNFRRPLKASAGAVDWPTRKAQLLAIPHATFQEVLPRVLGGISAFACVAALFFVPRWEKPVTEKIHPVLFVGAVAFLLLGFIVSQVFVHAFGPVPVPEGGSVNKLYPYSLPFLVFIVLGLTAKNRPGSLRRTWVRGCAYIMMPVAIASTLPMQSVTAQAVGGQYGLYTAEYGIRLRYLQERKKHDAVCNTLMLHPFPYPDDKSLFTPDAKAWPNKYARKFYGVKTLRRVPVSFDNVLAAAGDLQSRKWTGLANGVNCLYVPKVSGGENETYRQDWLFFEGAGDRLDGLRMALIPSDSLLVKAANALYSDAKEREAFLLSLVRERRWPVRLMETVPEVWRRDAATGAIQGVPLLAVDGAGKSPVHAVALYFADGSAAMVDLQGGTAHEAGR is encoded by the coding sequence ATGAGTTCTGCAACGTCTCAACCTGCCCGGACGAAGGTGCCGTTGGGTTTTCTGGGCTACTTTTCCATCGTGCTTTTATTGGTTTTGCTGATCCCGTTTGCCTGGGCCGCTTTTGCAACCTTCGCGCACGGGGACGATTTTCAGCGGGCATTAAAAGCGCACTTTTTCCTTGATCCTTTTGGAGGGTTTCACGAGCTTTTCCGGGCATGGTGGAAGTGGAGCGGGCGTTACGCGCACCACTTTTTCGTCGTCTTTTTCGGGGACGCCGCCACCAACCGGTTTACCTACACGCCCTTTACGCTGGGATACTTCTTGTTCCTCTGGTATGGCTGTTACGGCCTGTTCAAGGAGATCGGCGCGCCGGGCCTGAAAGGGCAGAGCGTTCTCTACGCCACCTTTGCAACGCTTTTGATTGTGTGCGGAGCTGATAATGATTTATGGACGCATTATCTCATTACCAACCAGCTTGGCGTCGGCATCGGATTGACGTTATGCATTTACTATACATGGTCTCTCTGCATGCTGTGGAACGCGGAGACGATCACAAGGAAGATCCGGTATTTTTGTTTCGTGAGCGGCATTCTTGCCGCCGGTTGCTATGAATATGCGACCGTCCTGGTCGTGTTGCTTTCCGGCGTGGCCCTGGCTCTTGCGTATATTTACAAACACAAGCACTTACGCTTTTTCCGCCTGTTGTTTTGCGTGGCCGTCGTGTGCTTCCTCGTGGCCTATCTCGCCCGGGGGAACTTCAGGCGTCCGCTCAAAGCTTCGGCGGGCGCCGTGGATTGGCCCACGCGCAAAGCGCAGCTTCTGGCCATTCCCCATGCGACCTTCCAGGAGGTCCTCCCGCGCGTGCTGGGGGGGATCAGCGCCTTTGCCTGTGTTGCCGCGCTCTTTTTTGTTCCCAGGTGGGAGAAGCCGGTTACGGAAAAAATCCATCCGGTCCTGTTTGTGGGCGCTGTTGCTTTCCTCCTGCTCGGGTTTATCGTATCGCAGGTTTTCGTCCACGCTTTCGGCCCGGTTCCCGTTCCCGAGGGGGGCTCCGTCAACAAGCTGTATCCGTATAGCCTGCCTTTTCTGGTCTTTATTGTGCTGGGCCTTACGGCAAAAAACAGGCCCGGAAGCTTGCGGCGCACCTGGGTACGAGGCTGCGCCTATATCATGATGCCGGTCGCCATCGCCTCAACCTTGCCGATGCAGTCGGTTACCGCGCAGGCTGTCGGCGGGCAATACGGTCTGTATACGGCTGAGTATGGAATACGGTTGCGCTATTTGCAGGAACGGAAAAAGCATGACGCCGTCTGCAACACCCTCATGCTGCACCCGTTCCCGTACCCCGACGACAAGTCGTTGTTCACGCCTGACGCCAAGGCCTGGCCCAATAAATACGCCAGAAAGTTTTACGGTGTGAAGACGCTGCGCCGTGTTCCCGTTTCCTTTGATAATGTCCTCGCGGCCGCCGGCGACCTGCAAAGCCGGAAATGGACCGGGCTTGCCAATGGGGTCAACTGCCTCTATGTGCCGAAAGTTTCCGGCGGGGAGAATGAAACCTACCGGCAGGACTGGCTTTTCTTCGAGGGGGCGGGCGACCGGCTGGACGGGCTGCGTATGGCGCTCATTCCTTCGGATTCGCTCCTGGTGAAGGCCGCGAATGCGCTGTATTCCGACGCAAAGGAGCGGGAAGCGTTTTTATTGTCTCTGGTCCGGGAGCGGCGATGGCCCGTCCGGTTAATGGAAACCGTACCCGAAGTTTGGCGGCGGGATGCCGCGACAGGCGCAATACAGGGCGTTCCCTTGCTCGCCGTCGACGGCGCTGGAAAGAGCCCGGTCCATGCCGTTGCCCTGTACTTTGCCGACGGAAGCGCGGCGATGGTGGATCTTCAGGGCGGCACGGCGCATGAGGCGGGCCGGTAA
- a CDS encoding conserved hypothetical protein (Evidence 4 : Homologs of previously reported genes of unknown function) yields MRVTLRYGETGLPLTLPDAWDVTVAVKPPMPLLADPEKTLQEALASPVACPPLADLAKGKRSVCILICDITRPVPNKPLLEGILRVLRGAGVPDAAVTILVATGLHRPNEGEELLRLVGSRDILDSCRVENHFASRTEDHVFLGETPGGVPVGIDRRFVEADLRIVTGLVEPHFMAGFSGGRKVIAPGICHESTIRTFHNARIMGDAAARNLNLRGNPLHEAQRHILALLSPVYAVNVVIDDERRPALVNFGEAEASHTEAVDFVRPYSGITVSRLFSTIVTCAAGAPLDLNYYQTVKGLVGVKEALAPGGRIFIASSCRDGLGSAEFRRSQTVLCEQGVDAFLAAIARREKADVDEWETQKLTEVLRLGSAVLYSPALSPEDRALTGIGHTNDLEGSVAQWVAARGDNRVLVVPEGPYIIPLGPDAERG; encoded by the coding sequence ATGCGCGTTACATTGCGGTACGGAGAAACGGGTTTGCCCCTCACGCTGCCCGACGCCTGGGACGTGACCGTGGCGGTGAAGCCCCCCATGCCTCTTCTCGCGGACCCGGAAAAAACTCTGCAAGAAGCTCTTGCGTCTCCCGTGGCGTGCCCCCCGCTGGCCGACCTGGCAAAGGGCAAACGCTCCGTTTGCATCCTTATCTGCGACATTACCCGCCCGGTGCCCAACAAGCCGCTGCTTGAGGGCATCCTGCGCGTCCTGCGCGGCGCGGGCGTGCCGGATGCCGCCGTTACCATCCTTGTCGCCACCGGGCTGCACCGGCCCAACGAGGGTGAAGAGCTTCTCCGCCTGGTGGGCAGCCGGGACATCCTGGACAGCTGCCGCGTGGAAAACCACTTCGCCTCCAGAACGGAAGACCACGTTTTTCTGGGGGAAACACCCGGCGGCGTGCCGGTCGGCATTGACCGGCGTTTTGTCGAAGCGGACCTCAGGATCGTAACGGGCCTCGTCGAGCCCCACTTCATGGCCGGATTTTCCGGCGGGCGCAAGGTCATCGCCCCGGGAATATGCCACGAATCCACCATCCGGACCTTCCACAACGCCCGGATCATGGGGGATGCCGCCGCCCGCAACCTCAATTTGCGCGGCAACCCGCTGCACGAGGCCCAGCGCCACATTCTCGCGCTGCTGTCCCCGGTCTACGCCGTCAACGTGGTTATCGACGACGAGCGCCGCCCCGCGCTGGTTAACTTCGGCGAGGCGGAAGCGTCCCACACCGAGGCCGTGGATTTTGTCAGGCCGTACAGCGGCATCACCGTCTCCAGGCTGTTTTCGACCATCGTCACCTGCGCCGCGGGCGCACCGCTGGACCTTAACTACTACCAGACGGTCAAGGGACTGGTTGGCGTCAAGGAGGCCCTTGCGCCCGGCGGGCGGATATTCATCGCCTCATCGTGCCGCGACGGTTTGGGCTCGGCGGAGTTTCGCCGCAGCCAGACCGTGCTGTGCGAACAGGGCGTGGACGCCTTTCTCGCGGCCATTGCCCGCAGGGAAAAAGCCGACGTGGACGAATGGGAAACGCAAAAATTGACGGAAGTTCTCCGTCTGGGCTCGGCCGTGCTGTATTCCCCGGCGCTCTCCCCCGAGGACAGGGCGCTTACCGGCATCGGCCATACCAACGACCTGGAAGGATCGGTTGCCCAGTGGGTTGCGGCCCGTGGCGACAACCGCGTGCTTGTGGTTCCCGAAGGCCCCTACATCATACCGCTGGGCCCGGACGCGGAACGCGGGTAA
- a CDS encoding hypothetical protein (Evidence 5 : No homology to any previously reported sequences) — protein sequence MKQATPEIRSIVVAAYFAGTASRKQLADIFGYHIETVSRWIRCSRVGRLAPLPRGHRISVFNANELVQLAAFIENNPDATLAEIRTHFAKSCSLVAIHKIIQKIGYVFKKNAEGKRARARGHSQKPR from the coding sequence ATGAAGCAAGCAACTCCTGAGATTCGTTCTATTGTTGTGGCAGCGTATTTTGCGGGCACTGCAAGCCGCAAGCAACTTGCTGATATTTTTGGATATCACATTGAGACTGTCAGCAGATGGATTCGTTGCAGTCGAGTGGGCCGACTTGCGCCTTTACCCAGGGGGCATAGAATTTCAGTATTCAATGCCAACGAGTTGGTGCAATTGGCTGCTTTTATTGAGAACAATCCAGATGCCACACTTGCCGAAATACGCACCCATTTCGCAAAATCGTGCTCTCTGGTCGCTATTCATAAAATCATTCAAAAAATTGGCTATGTCTTCAAAAAAAACGCTGAAGGCAAGCGAGCAAGAGCGCGAGGACATAGCCAAAAGCCGCGATGA